A single window of Vigna unguiculata cultivar IT97K-499-35 chromosome 1, ASM411807v1, whole genome shotgun sequence DNA harbors:
- the LOC114165367 gene encoding uncharacterized protein LOC114165367 codes for MVSKEQKRASLHEKLQLLRSVTNSHALKKTSIIIDASKYIQELKQKVEELNQDLANAQTSTDQNTLPMVTVETTEKGFVINVFSAKSCPGLFVSILESFEEMSLNVVEARATCTDTFLFHAVGGKNEEQGKNIDARAVKQAMGQAIKNWSQNADQK; via the exons ATGGTTTCTAAAGAGCAAAAGAGAGCATCACTGCATGAGAAGCTGCAACTTCTTCGTTCTGTCACTAACTCTCATGCA CTAAAGAAAACCTCGATCATAATAGATGCGTCAAAGTATATCCAGGAGTTAAAGCAAAAGGTGGAAGAATTGAATCAAGACTTAGCCAATGCACAAACTTCAACTGACCAAAATACTTTGCCTATG GTGACGGTAGAAACCACGGAGAAGGgttttgttattaatgttttttcagCAAAGAGTTGCCCTGGTCTGTTTGTTTCCATATTGGAGTCATTTGAAGAGATGAGTCTTAATGTGGTTGAAGCTAGGGCTACTTGCACAGACACGTTTCTGTTTCATGCTGTTGGAGGAAAA AATGAAGAACAAGGTAAGAATATTGATGCACGAGCTGTGAAACAGGCAATGGGACAAGCGATAAAGAATTGGAGCCAAAATGCTGAccaaaagtaa
- the LOC114194470 gene encoding BTB/POZ domain-containing protein At3g56230-like, protein MDCCVCTTMPLILRPPRNTICGACYEGVRSIINMMSNFETEKVKPTMANPNPNPSPVSRRNSSKTLDDCIRWCSEHIEEFNEQKEDLVFLRGFVAAFKTQIHTDILVTPGRHGPPIPAHKSILAARSEIFKNMLECDECKEAPSKSITIPDLKHEELECLLEFLYSGRLGEEKLEKHVYALSQAADKYVIPHLLKHCERYLLSSLSTCNGLETLEIADTCSNHKLKETTLDFLVKNIDRVVSSPKFEAFVHRSPHLTVQLVTRAFVNGAK, encoded by the exons ATGGATTGTTGCGTGTGTACGACGATGCCACTGATACTAAGGCCTCCGAGGAATACAATATGTGGTGCATGTTACGAAGGAGTAAGGAGCATAATCAACATGATGAGCAATTTCGAAACTGAGAAAGTAAAACCAACAATGGCCAATCCAAATCCAAACCCTTCTCCAGTTTCGCGAAGAAATTCGAGTAAG ACACTTGATGATTGCATAAGATGGTGTTCAGAGcatatagaagagtttaatgAACAGAAGGAAGACTTGGTTTTTCTGAGAGGCTTCGTTGCAGCCTTCAAAACACAGATTCACACAGATATATTGGTCACACCAGGAAGACACGGTCCACCTATCCCCGCACATAAGTCCATTTTG GCTGCAAGATCAGAAATATTTAAGAACATGCTAGAGTGCGACGAATGCAAAGAAGCACCGAGTAAGAGCATAACTATACCCGATCTGAAGCATGAAGAACTTGAGTGTCTTCTTGAGTTTCTGTACAGTGGAAGATTGGGTGAGGAAAAATTGGAGAAACATGTGTACGCGTTGTCACAAGCAGCGGATAAGTATGTGATCCCACATTTGCTGAAACACTGCGAACGCTACCTTCTGAGTTCGCTAAGCACTTGCAATGGCCTTGAGACACTTGAGATTGCAGACACTTGTTCCAACCACAAGTTGAAGGAGACAACCTTGGATTTCTTGGTTAAGAACATTGACCGTGTTGTGTCCTCACCCAAATTTGAAGCTTTTGTTCACAGGAGCCCGCACCTTACTGTGCAACTGGTTACAAGGGCCTTTGTCAATGGTGCTAAATGA